In Scylla paramamosain isolate STU-SP2022 chromosome 17, ASM3559412v1, whole genome shotgun sequence, one DNA window encodes the following:
- the LOC135108373 gene encoding uncharacterized protein LOC135108373 isoform X1, translating into MDFSNRALEPPATTTPSLIRRLPTYDPRNTASDQILLHQLSPPLVGPQPLLTNDTMEDEEEAIYGFRRVKMFEMAPSDDPKLEERRQRAIYAKKNRDMKKREVGKLQHEASALRAANEQCQANLTHMYEVVEDQQRKIEQLEQYLSDTRQQLRDRDEQILNSQKKMSHLKAHLELIADGLDENNMSRRLLLSLLAQN; encoded by the exons ATGGACTTCAGCAACAGAGCGCTCGAACCCCCCGCAACCACAACACCAAGCCTGATCAGAAGACTGCCTACATATGACCCAAGAAACACAGCAAGTGATCAAATCCTCCTACATCAGCTGTCACCTCCCTTGGTCGGGCCCCAGCCTCTGCTCACAA ACGATACgatggaggatgaggaagaggcgaTCTACGGCTTCAGAAGAGTTAAAATGTTCGAAATGGCCCCGTCTGAcgatccaaaattggaggagcGTCGACAGCGAGCAATTTATGCGAAAAAGAATCGCGACATGAAAAAGAG AGAGGTAGGGAAGCTGCAGCATGAAGCATCAGCACTCCGCGCAGCCAATGAACAGTGCCAAGCGAACCTGACCCACATGTATGAAGTGGTAGAGGATCAACAACGCAAGATTGAGCAGCTAGAACAGTACCTTTCCGACACTCGCCAGCAGCTAAGAGACAGAGATGAGCAAATTCTTAATAGCCAGAAGAAAATGTCACATCTGAAGGCACACCTGGAACTCATTGCTGACGGCCTCGACGAGAACAACATGTCCCGCCGACTACTGCTCAGCCTCCTTGCTCAGAATTGA
- the LOC135108373 gene encoding uncharacterized protein LOC135108373 isoform X2: protein MTTAVCLPVPDDTMEDEEEAIYGFRRVKMFEMAPSDDPKLEERRQRAIYAKKNRDMKKREVGKLQHEASALRAANEQCQANLTHMYEVVEDQQRKIEQLEQYLSDTRQQLRDRDEQILNSQKKMSHLKAHLELIADGLDENNMSRRLLLSLLAQN from the exons ACGATACgatggaggatgaggaagaggcgaTCTACGGCTTCAGAAGAGTTAAAATGTTCGAAATGGCCCCGTCTGAcgatccaaaattggaggagcGTCGACAGCGAGCAATTTATGCGAAAAAGAATCGCGACATGAAAAAGAG AGAGGTAGGGAAGCTGCAGCATGAAGCATCAGCACTCCGCGCAGCCAATGAACAGTGCCAAGCGAACCTGACCCACATGTATGAAGTGGTAGAGGATCAACAACGCAAGATTGAGCAGCTAGAACAGTACCTTTCCGACACTCGCCAGCAGCTAAGAGACAGAGATGAGCAAATTCTTAATAGCCAGAAGAAAATGTCACATCTGAAGGCACACCTGGAACTCATTGCTGACGGCCTCGACGAGAACAACATGTCCCGCCGACTACTGCTCAGCCTCCTTGCTCAGAATTGA
- the LOC135108372 gene encoding uncharacterized protein LOC135108372, translating into MVAALVRVSACLLVAAAAVVVAAPSDVEFVSPFFTPAITDLGCGEDVDNDECEARAEVCSGIFPDPDTDTSNSSEPLPADFQACLIENRPPQLPTQPSLAPMLNFPVIPVPMPDMVPFRFCALNVTGLLNPDMTVNHTAIGDFLMTVVPPDVSADVVVSAVSACPNPLLHSLTAFLHCLRATCLILTTSDMIPPRPTPSLIISPYSGAP; encoded by the exons ATGGTGGCGGCCTTGGTGCGGGTGAGTGCGTGTctgctggtggcggcggcagcggtggttGTCGCCGCCCCGTCTGATGTGGAGTTCGTTTCGCCCTTCTTCACGCCAGCCATCACAG ACCTGGGCTGCGGGGAGGATGTGGACAATGACGAGTGTGAGGCACGAGCTGAAGTATGCTCTGGCATCTTCCCTGACCCTGATACAGACACATCAAACTCCAGTGAGCCCCTACCAGCTGACTTCCAGGCCTGCCTCATTGAAAACCGGCCCCCACAGCTCCCCACGCAGCCCAGCCTTGCACCCATGC tGAACTTTCCTGTCATCCCAGTGCCAATGCCAGACATGGTTCCATTTCGTTTCTGTGCCCTCAATGTCACTGGCCTG CTTAACCCAGACATGACGGTCAACCACACTGCCATCGGGGACTTCCTGATGACAGTGGTGCCCCCTGATGTGTCAGCAGATGTAGTGGTGTCTGCTGTGTCTGCCTGTCCCAACCCACTCCTGCACTCCCTGACAGCCTTCCTGCACTGCCTACGTGCCACTTGCTTGATTCTCACAACATCTGACATGATACCCCCAAGGCCCACCCCCTCTCTCATTATTTCACCTTATTCTGGAGCACCCTAG